Part of the Deltaproteobacteria bacterium genome is shown below.
TTGACGGATGAACAGGATCAATCACAGTAGTGGCGTGCAGCCTCGCAGAAAGGTGGTCCAGGGCGTGATGTTCAGCCTTTTCAGGGTCTCGGCCGTGATCAATGGGGCAGCACTCCTTCTGGTGGTTTATTTCCTGGTGGCAAGGGGGTGGCGGGCCATTAACTGGACATTCCTCACACAGCCCCCGATCGATTCCATGACCAGGGGGGGCATCCTCCCCTGCATTGTCGGGACCCTCTGTCTCAGCCTCGGCGCCATTCTTGTCGCGCTCCCGATCGGTGTTGCGTCCTCAATCTACCTGAACGAATATGCGCGTCCCGGCCGCGTTGTCCGCATCATCCGGCTGGGCATCAATAACCTCGCCGGGGTCCCGTCGGTGGTTTTCGGGCTATTCGGTCTGGCATTTTTTGTGGTATACTTAAACATGGGGGTCAGCATCATTGCAGGGGCACTGACCCTGGGCGCCCTCACCCTGCCGGTCATTATCGGGTCCACGGAAGAGGCCCTGCGGGCCGTTCCGGACACATACAGAGAGGCGTCTTTGGGCCTTGGCGCCACCAAGTGGCAGACCATCTACCGGGTCGTTCTGCCAACGGCCCTGCCCGGCATCCTCACCGGAACCATTTTAGGGATCAGCAGGGCAGCCGGGGAGACCGCACCCATCATGTTCACGGCCGCGGTGTTTTACACCCCTTCACTCCCGGCCTCCATCTTTGATGAGATCATGGCGTTGCCGTACCACATCTATGTGCTGGCAACGGCAGGCACGGAGATCGAGGCCACGCGTCCCCTCCAGTATGGAACGGCCCTGGTGCTGATCGTCCTGGTGCTCGGTTTGAACCTGATTGCCATTGTTTACCGGTCCCGGCTCAGGAGGAAGCGATGAATCCTATTTCCCCCTCGGTTCCACTGGAACATCCACCCAAAATGTCGACACAGGATCTGGATTTCTATTACGGCGAGTCCCAGGCCCTTTCCGGCATCACCATGGACTTTCACGAGAATCAGGTAACCGCCCTTATCGGGCCGTCGGGCTGCGGGAAAAGCACCTTGTTGCGCTGCCTCAACCGGATGAACGATCTGATCCCGTACAGCAGGTCCGAGGGAAAGGTCCTCCTTGACGGCGACAATATCTACGATCCGAGTGTGGACGTGGTGACACTGCGTCGTCATGTAGGGATGGTCTTTCAAAAACCCAATCCA
Proteins encoded:
- the pstA gene encoding phosphate ABC transporter permease PstA; amino-acid sequence: MNRINHSSGVQPRRKVVQGVMFSLFRVSAVINGAALLLVVYFLVARGWRAINWTFLTQPPIDSMTRGGILPCIVGTLCLSLGAILVALPIGVASSIYLNEYARPGRVVRIIRLGINNLAGVPSVVFGLFGLAFFVVYLNMGVSIIAGALTLGALTLPVIIGSTEEALRAVPDTYREASLGLGATKWQTIYRVVLPTALPGILTGTILGISRAAGETAPIMFTAAVFYTPSLPASIFDEIMALPYHIYVLATAGTEIEATRPLQYGTALVLIVLVLGLNLIAIVYRSRLRRKR